Proteins co-encoded in one Streptomyces sp. NBC_01283 genomic window:
- a CDS encoding YbhB/YbcL family Raf kinase inhibitor-like protein, giving the protein MSSNDPFARLPEAASFTVASTTVTDGSPWSIEQYSGLSGVPGGKDISPQLSWSGAPEGTRSYAVTVYDPDAPTGSGFWHWAVADIPATVTELPEGAGDDTGSSLPGGAYQLPNDARAARFIGAAPPAGHGPHRYFTVVHALDVESIGVPADATPAALGFTMAGHILGRAVLTATAETLA; this is encoded by the coding sequence ATGAGTTCCAACGACCCCTTTGCCCGTCTCCCCGAGGCGGCCTCTTTCACCGTTGCCAGCACCACCGTCACCGACGGCAGCCCCTGGTCGATCGAGCAGTACTCCGGCCTCTCCGGCGTCCCCGGCGGGAAGGACATCTCCCCGCAACTTTCTTGGAGCGGCGCCCCAGAAGGCACCAGAAGCTACGCCGTCACGGTCTACGACCCCGACGCCCCCACCGGGTCCGGGTTCTGGCACTGGGCGGTCGCCGACATCCCTGCCACCGTCACCGAGTTGCCCGAAGGCGCCGGCGACGACACCGGCTCAAGCCTGCCCGGGGGCGCGTACCAGCTGCCCAACGACGCCCGCGCGGCCCGTTTCATCGGCGCCGCCCCGCCGGCCGGACACGGGCCGCACCGCTACTTCACCGTGGTGCACGCCCTCGACGTCGAGTCCATAGGCGTCCCCGCCGACGCCACCCCGGCCGCTCTCGGCTTCACCATGGCCGGGCACATCCTCGGCCGCGCGGTCCTGACAGCCACCGCTGAGACTCTCGCCTGA
- a CDS encoding GntR family transcriptional regulator has protein sequence MTQTTHTSPPAGKQMLSEQVYTHLRDAIMRGDHAPGDALKPQDLAKEQGVSLAVVREALVRVVGEGLADRLPNRGFAVPAYSDRRWQEIAEARRTIEPAMLRMSVERGDVDWEARVRAAHHRLTRTPAFVPEEGEHYSSTWAEAHRLFHRTLLEGCANPVLLETFDRLWTASELARRWSAHRNPDRDGALEHRRLEEAALARDADTAAEVLTQHLTQTVAGLTDCPHHEPNDETGATA, from the coding sequence ATGACCCAGACGACTCACACTTCACCCCCGGCGGGGAAGCAGATGCTCTCCGAGCAGGTCTACACACACCTGCGGGACGCGATCATGCGCGGAGACCACGCCCCCGGTGACGCCCTCAAACCCCAGGACCTCGCGAAAGAGCAGGGCGTGAGCCTGGCCGTCGTGCGTGAAGCGCTCGTGCGGGTGGTCGGCGAGGGCCTCGCCGACCGGCTGCCCAACCGCGGCTTCGCCGTCCCCGCCTACTCCGACCGCCGCTGGCAGGAGATCGCAGAGGCCCGCCGGACCATCGAACCGGCCATGCTGCGCATGTCCGTCGAACGCGGCGACGTCGACTGGGAAGCCCGGGTGCGGGCCGCCCACCACCGCCTGACCCGCACCCCGGCCTTCGTGCCGGAGGAGGGCGAGCACTACAGCAGCACATGGGCCGAAGCTCACCGCCTCTTCCACCGCACCCTCCTTGAGGGGTGCGCCAACCCCGTCCTGCTGGAGACCTTCGACCGGCTGTGGACCGCGAGCGAGCTGGCCCGCCGCTGGTCGGCACACCGCAACCCGGACCGGGACGGCGCCCTGGAACATCGCCGACTGGAGGAGGCCGCGCTCGCCCGCGACGCCGACACCGCAGCCGAGGTCCTGACCCAGCACCTCACCCAGACCGTGGCCGGACTGACCGACTGCCCCCACCACGAACCCAACGACGAAACCGGAGCCACAGCATGA
- a CDS encoding DUF6233 domain-containing protein has protein sequence MNDPAPLTRVDLLHFLARPRNGSSCIEQGLDGRAAAYVHVGGCHMAGKRSKGITQDQARRALNEGVDDCPQCRPDAELGVLEG, from the coding sequence GTGAACGATCCGGCTCCGCTTACCCGCGTCGACCTGCTGCACTTCCTGGCGCGTCCAAGGAACGGGAGCTCGTGCATCGAGCAGGGCCTCGACGGCAGGGCGGCGGCGTACGTGCACGTCGGCGGATGCCACATGGCGGGCAAGCGATCGAAGGGCATCACCCAGGACCAGGCGCGCCGAGCCCTGAATGAGGGGGTAGACGACTGCCCGCAATGCCGACCCGACGCGGAACTCGGCGTGCTTGAGGGGTAG
- a CDS encoding DUF5994 family protein translates to MSATISLLPPPPTDPGVLAARLSLKPPEALRGLLDGAWWPRSHDLLRELPDLTDVLDPHWGRITRIAVNPTHWPVIPRKVPVHGHVVKVGWFTPELDPHKLLLLSYSVGRWDLLVIPPETRPAAAARLMAAASDPTGTPLTASALLAAEEARHGDLSARRLQDPEEVWEYEGSASSALAAAMALAGRPGAGT, encoded by the coding sequence ATGTCCGCGACCATCAGCCTTCTCCCTCCGCCGCCCACGGACCCCGGCGTACTGGCCGCCCGCCTCTCGCTGAAACCCCCGGAAGCCCTCCGTGGACTGCTGGATGGCGCGTGGTGGCCCCGCTCGCACGACCTGCTGCGTGAACTGCCCGATCTGACCGACGTGCTGGACCCGCACTGGGGGCGCATCACCCGCATCGCCGTCAATCCAACCCACTGGCCCGTGATCCCGCGCAAGGTGCCCGTCCACGGGCACGTGGTGAAGGTCGGCTGGTTCACCCCGGAGCTCGACCCGCACAAGCTCCTGCTGCTCTCCTACAGTGTCGGACGCTGGGACCTGCTGGTGATCCCACCGGAGACCCGTCCTGCGGCCGCCGCACGGCTGATGGCCGCCGCGAGCGATCCCACGGGGACGCCGCTGACCGCGAGCGCGCTGCTGGCCGCGGAGGAAGCCCGCCACGGCGACTTGTCCGCCCGCCGGCTACAAGACCCGGAGGAGGTGTGGGAGTACGAGGGCAGCGCGTCCTCGGCCCTTGCGGCCGCCATGGCCCTGGCCGGCCGTCCGGGAGCAGGGACGTGA
- a CDS encoding slipin family protein: MQLLIILIVAIGLLALLGLAMALKIVKQYEEGVLFRLGRLAGTRTPGLRTIVPIVDVLHRVSLRIVTMPIQSQGIITRDNVSVDVSAVAYFRVVDAVKSVVAIENVHAATNQIAQTTLRKVVGRHTLDETLSETDRINLDIRAILDVATAECGVEVTLVELKDIQLPDSMKRAMARQAEAEREKRAKIINAEGESLAAAALGDASDTMMAHPLALQLRNLQSLVEIGVDKNTTVVFPAPLMSTIGELGAFLSRESASATAMPAPALPTPASPADLAEPGHDPGPNHRPDPVPQQV, from the coding sequence ATGCAGCTCCTGATCATTCTCATCGTCGCCATCGGCCTGCTCGCCCTGCTGGGGCTCGCGATGGCCCTCAAGATTGTCAAGCAGTACGAGGAAGGGGTCCTCTTCCGGCTCGGACGCCTGGCCGGAACGCGAACTCCCGGTCTTCGCACCATCGTTCCGATCGTCGACGTCCTGCACCGGGTGTCGCTGCGCATCGTCACGATGCCGATTCAGTCGCAGGGCATCATCACCCGCGACAACGTCAGCGTCGATGTATCGGCCGTCGCGTACTTCCGCGTCGTGGACGCGGTGAAGTCGGTCGTGGCCATCGAGAACGTCCACGCCGCCACCAACCAGATCGCCCAGACCACCCTGCGCAAGGTCGTCGGCCGCCACACGCTGGACGAGACCCTGTCGGAGACCGACCGCATCAACCTCGACATCCGTGCGATCCTCGACGTCGCCACCGCCGAGTGCGGCGTGGAGGTCACCCTGGTCGAACTCAAGGACATCCAGCTGCCCGACAGCATGAAGCGCGCGATGGCCAGGCAGGCCGAGGCGGAACGGGAGAAGAGGGCGAAGATCATCAACGCGGAAGGCGAATCGCTCGCCGCCGCGGCACTCGGAGACGCCTCGGACACCATGATGGCGCACCCCCTGGCACTCCAACTCCGCAACCTGCAAAGCCTCGTGGAGATCGGTGTCGACAAGAACACCACCGTTGTCTTCCCCGCCCCGCTGATGAGCACCATCGGAGAACTGGGTGCCTTCCTCAGCAGGGAATCCGCATCTGCCACGGCGATGCCGGCACCGGCCCTACCCACGCCTGCGAGCCCGGCCGACCTCGCTGAGCCGGGTCACGATCCTGGACCGAACCACAGGCCCGACCCGGTCCCGCAACAGGTCTGA
- a CDS encoding GNAT family N-acetyltransferase, producing MKIMVDDLSGAEIARFLNEHVQQMRSITPLESKHALDLDELRKPEVTFWSIVDGDTVVGCGAIKKLDVGHAELKSMRTTATHKRSGIASQLLEHIITEAKAMGFTRLSLETGAAEFFLPARKLYGKFGFVQCEPFADYRPDPNSTFMTKTL from the coding sequence ATGAAGATCATGGTGGACGACTTGTCCGGGGCAGAGATCGCCAGGTTCCTCAACGAGCACGTCCAGCAGATGCGATCCATCACGCCCCTGGAGAGCAAGCACGCCCTCGATCTCGATGAGCTTCGCAAGCCCGAGGTCACGTTCTGGTCGATCGTGGACGGTGACACCGTAGTGGGCTGCGGTGCGATCAAGAAGCTCGACGTGGGGCACGCGGAGCTGAAGTCGATGCGCACCACGGCGACGCACAAGCGAAGCGGGATCGCATCCCAACTGCTGGAGCACATCATCACCGAGGCCAAGGCTATGGGGTTCACTCGGCTGAGCCTGGAGACCGGCGCAGCCGAGTTCTTCCTGCCCGCCAGGAAGCTGTATGGGAAGTTCGGGTTTGTCCAGTGCGAGCCGTTCGCGGACTACCGACCCGACCCGAACAGTACGTTCATGACGAAGACCCTCTGA
- a CDS encoding ANTAR domain-containing protein — MIDQARGMIMALAPCSSERAWGLPVDVSQHGNVRLRDVAAAPVATAQAEPNPEQT; from the coding sequence GTGATTGACCAGGCGCGCGGCATGATCATGGCCCTGGCGCCGTGCTCCAGCGAGCGGGCCTGGGGCCTGCCGGTGGACGTGTCGCAGCATGGCAACGTCAGACTCCGGGACGTGGCCGCGGCCCCGGTCGCCACGGCACAGGCCGAGCCGAACCCTGAGCAGACGTAA